The nucleotide sequence CAGGGACGGATCCAGATTCTGGAACTGACTTTGTGTCGTGTTGACACACGAACCAGCCATGAATGTGGAATTATAGTAGCTGTCACGATCTGCTGCCTGAATCCCGTTCGTGCTTCCCTTGTACATGAACAAGCGCCCGTAGTTGGAATAGTTGTCAGCATCATAGTAACAAGCCAGATCTTCCCAGCCCGGAGCGGAAACCACCAGATCATCGATACCGTCTTTGTTGTAGTCCATCACGGCAATGCTGGCCCCGAACATGTGGCGCATGCGATCGTAACCAAAGTTCACGTTACGCACCATCGGACTGTACAGGTACTGCATTTTACACGAGTTATTCGGAGACCCACTGCAGGCTTTGTTGGCCACTGCGGCAGATTCGGTACCATAGGTGTCGATCATATACGTCGCATTCGCCGACAACAGGTTCGTATTCACGGTTGGTTCGTTGTCTGTCGGGGTATAACCCTTCACTTTCGGAGTCTGCACACCGGTAGAAGAACCATACCAGATAAACACGCGTCCCATCTCGATCGCCTGAATACCATTCAAGCAACTGGAATCCGCTTCGTCATAACACTGCCAACCTGCGCCCGCCGCCGGAGGATCCCCGAATGGCGGATTCACGTCGGCGATACTGGTGCCTTTATTCATGGTAAAGAACGAAGGCGCAGAAGGAATCGCAAATACGATATCCGAATAACCATCTCCATTGAAATCACCATGATGGATCACTTTACGGCGGTGAGGAGACAGTTCATCCATTCCCAGGAATTCAGATCCCCATGTGGTCGTTGACCAGCGGGTGGAAATGTACTGAGGATCTCCAGCTGCAGGAATCCATTTTGGATTCGTCACAGCCTGCAACCCGCCTCGGGATCCATAGTAAGCGACGATCTGCCCGCCACTTGCCGGATCAAGGAAGATCACATCACTGAAGCCGTCTCCGTTAATGTCGCCGCCATCAAAGGCGCGAATCGCCCAGCCCGAACTCAGGTTCGTGGGCTTGCTGATCAGCTGAGGCAGCGCAATATCGTTCAGCGTAACCCCTTGCGCCGGATTCACGGAAGGATAGCAATATGTTTCATTCTGACTTTGGGACTTGAAGACCCGGGCCAGATTTTCCTTACAGAACGAAGTGGTGACCAATCCCAGATTGGATCCAAAGAACACCACCGCATCCGTCGTATAAGTTTTGCTGTTCGCGGACGGCCGTGAAATCTGCGCCACTGCATCGGCATATCCATCGCGGTTGATATCACCCACGATACGAATGCTTTCGAAATTCAAACTTTGCGGGCTGCCCATGCGGTCCACCAGCTTTTCAGCAGGAACCGAGTTCACAGAGGACAGCGGCTGGCCCTTTGAATAATAACCAAAGGCTGCACCACCACCCAATTTGGTGGATTTATCCAGATATGCACCGACAAAGACGTCATTCAGCGGCGTCAATCCGGCATAATCCCCATCAAAGTTACCCACTGCCACAGACCTGCCAAAGTAGTCATAAGACTGACCTTGATAGTTGTACATATGCAGGAAGTTGGATGTCAGCCCCACACCGGACAAGCCGGTAAATACGTAGGCCGCGCCCGAGTTGGTGGCCTTCGTGCCATCCCCTGTTGCGCCCACGACAACATCCTTAAGACCGTCACCCGTGACATCCGCCACGGCCATCGCTTCCGGATACAAGCCAAGATAGTAGTTGGCACCGATGGAATTAGAACGAATCAGCGTCGGAGCACATTTGCGCTTAGTCACGTTGTTATTGACATCAAAGCGGTCACACTGCGACGAGCCATCATTCCAGTCACTGTCCTTGATCGCCGGATCCACCGCATCAATACCCTTGAAGGCATCCATTTCATAAAGCTTGAATGGATTTCCATAGAAGACCCACAAAGCCCCGGAATTGGTTTTGGAACCGTTGTTAAAGTAGCTGCTGGATACAACGGCTTCCGCCCAGCCATCCGCATTGGTGTCGGAAGGACTGGTCAAAGCCGTATTGGTAGCATCATAGCGTGAACGGTCACCGACCAGCGCCACTGAAGTACCGAAACCACGTGATACCATTTTTACGCCAGAACCCACTTGGTCATCTTTATAATAACTGCGGGGGAACAGAATACGGAAGCCTGCTTTGTTCGTCAGACACGAGAAGTGTTTATTCGTATCCATCTTACGATTACCGCAGAACCAGAACTGATTACGATAGGTCTCGTCCTCGGTCGCTGACGCTGTAGGCGCGGAACGGCCGAAGTAAATATAAGCCGCACCCGGTGCCGAGCCCACTCCAACTGCCGCATTGTTCACCGGCAGGCCGTAGTGATTAGTCCCACTTGGGAACGAGAAGCCCGAACTTCCCCAACCACCTTCTGCCGGCGGAATCGCCGCACAGGTGTCGGGAGTCGAACAGCTGGCGGTTGTTGCTTTTACTTTCGCACTTTGCGCCTGGATATAACGATCCCCTGGTGCCCCCACGATCATGTCAGATCCACCCACCAGCTTCCCGGCGGAGTTGCGGATTCTGAATCCACCATCCACGTCCGCTCCCCCATGCACGGAATAACCAAAGCGTGCGCCATTGTGCGGCGTCGGTGCATAAACTTTCAGGAAGCGGAACTTAGGATGAGTGGCATTCGGAATAGCCCCCGCCGTCGGAGTTTCATATCCGATACCGGACTTGGACCCGAAGTATAAACCCACAAACCCAGTTTCACGCTCGTATTTGGAATCCCCCGGAAGATTCGGAGCCGGAGTTCCATCCCAGTCACCACGCGGAGCCCCGATAGCAATGTCATCATAGCCATCACCGTTGAAGTCCCCAATAAATGATACTGAGTATCCGAATTCAGCATTATTACCCATCTGAACTCGGCCCGCCTGATCCCAGTGCGAGGAAGGCCACAAAGATGTGTCCGGCCACAACATCACCGCAGAACATGTCGCGCCCTCGACCAGGCCGTTACAAGTCTCAAAGTTCTGCTGCATGTCTTTGATTTTCGTCGGAGCTTTTAAACCTTCCGCACTTCCGAAAAAGACAAAGGCTGCCCCATCATATTC is from Bdellovibrio bacteriovorus str. Tiberius and encodes:
- a CDS encoding FG-GAP repeat protein is translated as MFSIKRIFKAALLTVVVSLTACTEKLETGSLLRDFTGAEGVEVLSPTAVRVYWQLHSRYREYKVYYNLSSDSVAETFQDSVIIRNLSPNTAYTFKVVGTDGTNSVGGNKEITVTTNKPFAGAGSVSKDADGNLILVWDYPNKVAEYQIFFKEYEDPTAANTTNWTSVDRTSMENRYIFRNMTGSTRYHFVVQAKYMDDTYERPTKVVTASTNSSFPTPAYELSPISIGALPFAKVTPVVNSEYKNENYVSRVYMGSTAVSDPLVGAGTIVFSPSANWTIGKIEDLSIRVNYNDGAKNETLIFDNLSTYIKGIPGYKDMPPVAAADAGVAYMGESMTSGDFNCDGHPDLAVGLPNVSISSLGVKSANAGAVYVYYSYKPTGSASFKLKTSPDPVQNPAVPGVDPQIITFEDLSHLARFGKSMSGSGNLNGDTRLGNACQDLVVGAPGQDTTYSPYEYDGAAFVFFGSAEGLKAPTKIKDMQQNFETCNGLVEGATCSAVMLWPDTSLWPSSHWDQAGRVQMGNNAEFGYSVSFIGDFNGDGYDDIAIGAPRGDWDGTPAPNLPGDSKYERETGFVGLYFGSKSGIGYETPTAGAIPNATHPKFRFLKVYAPTPHNGARFGYSVHGGADVDGGFRIRNSAGKLVGGSDMIVGAPGDRYIQAQSAKVKATTASCSTPDTCAAIPPAEGGWGSSGFSFPSGTNHYGLPVNNAAVGVGSAPGAAYIYFGRSAPTASATEDETYRNQFWFCGNRKMDTNKHFSCLTNKAGFRILFPRSYYKDDQVGSGVKMVSRGFGTSVALVGDRSRYDATNTALTSPSDTNADGWAEAVVSSSYFNNGSKTNSGALWVFYGNPFKLYEMDAFKGIDAVDPAIKDSDWNDGSSQCDRFDVNNNVTKRKCAPTLIRSNSIGANYYLGLYPEAMAVADVTGDGLKDVVVGATGDGTKATNSGAAYVFTGLSGVGLTSNFLHMYNYQGQSYDYFGRSVAVGNFDGDYAGLTPLNDVFVGAYLDKSTKLGGGAAFGYYSKGQPLSSVNSVPAEKLVDRMGSPQSLNFESIRIVGDINRDGYADAVAQISRPSANSKTYTTDAVVFFGSNLGLVTTSFCKENLARVFKSQSQNETYCYPSVNPAQGVTLNDIALPQLISKPTNLSSGWAIRAFDGGDINGDGFSDVIFLDPASGGQIVAYYGSRGGLQAVTNPKWIPAAGDPQYISTRWSTTTWGSEFLGMDELSPHRRKVIHHGDFNGDGYSDIVFAIPSAPSFFTMNKGTSIADVNPPFGDPPAAGAGWQCYDEADSSCLNGIQAIEMGRVFIWYGSSTGVQTPKVKGYTPTDNEPTVNTNLLSANATYMIDTYGTESAAVANKACSGSPNNSCKMQYLYSPMVRNVNFGYDRMRHMFGASIAVMDYNKDGIDDLVVSAPGWEDLACYYDADNYSNYGRLFMYKGSTNGIQAADRDSYYNSTFMAGSCVNTTQSQFQNLDPSLDLDGAAGRVYGIMPPILNQGFGNNMIGRYFGYRVATAGDLNNDGYEDLIVTAPREAPKAGFTDVGMSYVYYGPLCGSDNNSAMWDYLEINLNKQMLYTDPSLPGGGAGIECMRASGTPKPAPQAFYAWDAKAGDLVGSEVMTGRMKKGDFNGDGFDDVILGSYGYDDSINGNTQLGRGLVFFGSGVGLHSADYPDTVVVGDAQGRMKPYVIQYDDTETSPYYFYMNTSSGDVNGDGTMDILVPSEGHDGHAPINGIDVGNFFLLY